The region CACCGAAGAGGATGAGCGCGTCTCCTCGGAGGTGCTTGAAGGCTTGTGGCTGCGCCCGGCTTGGCTGTGGCAAGAGCCTCTGCCGGACCCCCTGCTGACGCTGGCGGACATCGTCGGACGCGAGGCGCTCATCGCGGCGCTGCGCCGCGAGGCACCGGAGAGTGATGGTGAGTGCCCGGGGCGCATCCTTAGTCTTTATGTCCTTACCCGGGCCATACCGAGGACGCCTTTTTTGAAAAACTCCGTCTACATCTTCTCGAGCGGCACCTTAGAACGCCACCAGAACACCTTGCGCTACAGCAGCGACAAGGGCAAGCGCTTTATCCCTATTGAAACGACCAGCGACATTCACATCTTCGGCGAGTGCGACCTAAACACCCGGATGCTCAACTTTCTCACCCAGCAAAACATCCCGCTGCACCTCTACAACTACTACGGCTACTACGCGGGCTCCTATATGCCCCGCGAGCAGTACGTCTCGGGCTACCTAACCTTGCAGCAGGCCAGCCACTACAACGACTTCGCCAGCCGCCTGGCGCTGGCGCACGCGTTTGTGTTGGGGGCGCTGCGCAACATCGAGAGGGTGCTCATGTACTACCAGCGGCGCGGCGCGGATGTGAGCGCAACGCTCGAGGCCATCACCACCGCGCAGGCGCTCATCCCCCAGCAGCGCGACATAGACACGCTGATGGCCGTAGAAGGCAACGCCCGCATGAGCTATTACGGAGCTTGGGACAGCATCTTGAACAATGCCGACTTCAGGTTCGAGGGCCGCAGCCCTTAAAGCACAACCTGCGCGTTGACCATAGCAAGCCTGCTACCATCTAAAGCAGGCGGGGGCAGGGGAGGTATGACTTCAGCAGTCTTGCTTCTTACTGCCGAATAAATCTAATACCCAACGCCAATTCGAACGTTAGGTGACAACTTTTGGAGGACCATATAGGGCTACTCAGATCAAGATTCGAACCGTTGAAAGGAGCGTGGCGCAATGACATTCCATCGTCATCTCATTATCGGGCTCGTGGGGCTCGTCCTCGCGAGTGTAGCTGGCGGTTGCGGCGCGCAGACGTCTGCAAACGGCGGGGCGGCAGGTGACGGCGTGGTTAGCGGCACGGTGGCTTACCGCGAGCGAATAGCTCTCCCACCCGATGCGGTCGCGGAGGTTTTGCTTTCCGATGTATCAAAAATGGACGTGGCCGCACCTGTCATCGCCAAGACGACTGTCCTGCTCGACGGCCAGCAAGTGCCGCTAACGTTCGCCCTTGGCTATGACTCCAGCAGCATCGAGCCGAATCACACGTACGCGGTGCGCGCCGTCATCCTGAGTGCCGGGCGAGTGATCTTCACGACCGACAGAGCCTATCCTGTGATCACGCGGGGAAACCCGACACACGTCGATCTGCTGCTCGTGCGGGTGAGCCAGGAAGCGGTAACGAGCGAGATTTGGGGGACGAAGTGGCTGCTCGAGGACCTCGGTGGTGCCGGCGTTCTTGATCGCGTGCAGGCGACGTTGGAGTTCATTGAGGCGGGAAAGGTAGCGGGCCACGGTTCCTGCAATCGCTTTTTCGGGGCTGTCGAGATATCCGGCGAGTCGATCAACTTCAGTTCGCTCGGATCGACGCGCATG is a window of Deinococcota bacterium DNA encoding:
- the cas1 gene encoding CRISPR-associated endonuclease Cas1; the protein is SSERFSGPPDLVVEVISPGSLYIDRSQKFREYEKAGVSEYWLVDSRPGHRRADFYRLDESGRYDLIATEEDERVSSEVLEGLWLRPAWLWQEPLPDPLLTLADIVGREALIAALRREAPESDGECPGRILSLYVLTRAIPRTPFLKNSVYIFSSGTLERHQNTLRYSSDKGKRFIPIETTSDIHIFGECDLNTRMLNFLTQQNIPLHLYNYYGYYAGSYMPREQYVSGYLTLQQASHYNDFASRLALAHAFVLGALRNIERVLMYYQRRGADVSATLEAITTAQALIPQQRDIDTLMAVEGNARMSYYGAWDSILNNADFRFEGRSP